From Rhodopseudomonas palustris, a single genomic window includes:
- a CDS encoding L,D-transpeptidase family protein, with protein sequence MTKSPLVRALLVTAALATMPLLAGCNSDQMALATNAKASQPVPPKLVAAMQEKNMDLQSPILVRLFKQEAELEVWKQDRTGIFQLLKSYPICRWSGDLGPKIREGDRQAPEGFYSISPGQMNPQSSYYLSFNTGYPNAFDKSLGRTGSQLMVHGDCSSRGCYAMTDEQIAEIYALGRESFFGGQRAFQLQAYPFKMTPANFAKHRNNPNMPFWKMLKQGYDHFEVTRQEPKVDFCEQKYVFDAAPPPGSTKPLQFNASAKCPAYEVRPDIAQAVREKDRQDSVKIAELIAKGTPVARLNTGIDGGMNHVFASKIPEASTGLSDTPESTTLASFDRAPGTIPPTVNPPRPSDNLLIAAPAESSGGAAKARVASASKDDIGSLLAGSHKPGNESATSARPVPSAPVSTATRHEPAPRPQGAAPKASETKQAAASRPPLKPSVDAAETTSSASARPSGMISGGAPVVSSNSFDSRFSAFR encoded by the coding sequence GTGACGAAAAGCCCGCTTGTACGCGCGTTGCTTGTGACGGCTGCGCTGGCGACGATGCCGCTGCTCGCCGGCTGCAACAGCGATCAGATGGCGCTGGCGACCAATGCAAAGGCCAGCCAGCCGGTGCCGCCCAAGTTGGTTGCGGCGATGCAGGAAAAGAACATGGACCTGCAGTCGCCGATCCTGGTGCGGCTGTTCAAGCAGGAAGCCGAACTCGAGGTCTGGAAGCAGGACCGAACCGGCATCTTTCAATTGCTGAAATCCTATCCGATCTGCCGCTGGTCCGGCGATCTGGGTCCGAAGATCCGCGAAGGCGACCGGCAGGCGCCCGAAGGGTTCTATTCGATCTCTCCGGGTCAGATGAACCCGCAGTCCTCGTACTATCTGTCGTTCAACACCGGCTATCCGAACGCATTCGACAAATCGCTCGGTCGGACCGGCTCGCAACTGATGGTGCACGGCGACTGCTCGTCGCGCGGCTGCTACGCGATGACCGACGAGCAGATCGCCGAGATCTACGCGCTCGGGCGCGAGTCGTTCTTCGGCGGCCAGCGCGCCTTCCAGCTCCAGGCCTATCCGTTCAAGATGACGCCGGCCAATTTCGCCAAGCACCGCAACAATCCGAACATGCCGTTCTGGAAGATGCTGAAGCAGGGCTACGATCATTTCGAAGTGACGCGGCAGGAGCCCAAGGTCGATTTCTGCGAGCAGAAGTACGTGTTCGACGCGGCGCCGCCGCCGGGCTCGACCAAGCCGTTGCAGTTCAACGCCTCGGCCAAATGTCCGGCCTACGAGGTGCGTCCCGACATCGCCCAGGCGGTGCGCGAGAAAGACAGGCAGGACAGCGTCAAGATCGCCGAGCTGATCGCCAAGGGGACGCCGGTGGCGCGCCTCAATACCGGCATCGACGGCGGCATGAACCACGTGTTCGCATCGAAGATTCCCGAGGCCTCGACCGGCCTGTCCGACACGCCCGAATCGACGACGCTGGCGTCGTTCGATCGTGCGCCCGGCACGATCCCGCCGACCGTCAACCCGCCGCGTCCGTCCGACAATCTGCTGATTGCAGCTCCGGCTGAATCGAGCGGAGGCGCTGCGAAGGCGCGTGTCGCCTCGGCGTCCAAGGACGATATCGGCAGTCTGCTCGCCGGCAGCCACAAGCCCGGCAACGAGTCGGCCACGTCCGCCCGGCCGGTGCCGTCGGCACCGGTCAGCACCGCGACGCGCCACGAGCCAGCGCCGCGTCCGCAAGGCGCCGCGCCGAAGGCTTCCGAGACCAAGCAGGCCGCTGCGTCGCGTCCGCCGTTGAAGCCGAGCGTCGATGCCGCCGAAACCACCTCGTCGGCCTCAGCCAGGCCGTCCGGCATGATCTCCGGCGGCGCCCCCGTGGTTTCGTCGAATTCGTTCGACAGCCGCTTCTCGGCGTTCCGCTGA
- a CDS encoding acetyl-CoA carboxylase carboxyltransferase subunit alpha, with translation MSGPMRSYLDFEKPVAELDSKIDELRTLAASGSDIHEEVEKIEEKAQQALHDLYAALTPWQKTQVARHPQRPHCVDYIEALITEFTPLAGDRKFGDDEALVGGFGRFRGESVCVIGQEKGSTTETRLRHNFGMARPEGYRKAVRLMEMADRFDLPVLSLVDTAGAYPGIGAEERGQAEAIARSTEACLQLGVPNVAVVIGEGGSGGAIAIATANKVLMLEHAVYSVISPEAASSILWRDGTKAQEAANSMKITAQDLLKFGVIDQILAEPKGGAHRDPAAMIATAGDAIAAAFAELKGQGRDAIRAHRRQKFLDIGRKLA, from the coding sequence ATGTCCGGGCCCATGCGCAGCTATCTCGACTTCGAAAAGCCGGTGGCGGAACTCGATTCCAAGATCGACGAACTGCGGACGCTTGCGGCCTCAGGCAGCGACATCCACGAGGAAGTCGAGAAGATCGAGGAGAAGGCGCAGCAGGCGCTGCACGATCTCTACGCCGCGCTGACGCCCTGGCAGAAGACTCAAGTGGCTCGCCATCCGCAGCGGCCGCATTGCGTCGACTACATCGAAGCGCTGATCACCGAATTCACGCCGCTCGCCGGCGACCGCAAGTTCGGCGATGACGAGGCGCTGGTCGGCGGCTTCGGCCGCTTCCGCGGCGAAAGCGTCTGCGTGATCGGCCAGGAGAAGGGGTCGACCACGGAGACCCGGCTACGGCACAATTTCGGCATGGCGCGGCCGGAAGGCTATCGCAAGGCGGTGCGGCTGATGGAAATGGCCGACCGGTTCGATCTGCCGGTGCTGTCGCTGGTCGACACCGCGGGCGCCTATCCGGGCATCGGCGCCGAAGAGCGCGGTCAGGCCGAGGCGATCGCGCGTTCGACTGAGGCCTGCCTGCAGCTCGGCGTGCCCAATGTCGCCGTAGTGATCGGCGAAGGCGGCTCCGGCGGTGCGATCGCGATCGCCACCGCCAACAAGGTGCTGATGCTGGAGCACGCGGTGTACAGCGTGATCTCGCCGGAAGCGGCATCTTCGATCCTGTGGCGTGACGGCACCAAGGCTCAGGAGGCGGCGAACTCGATGAAGATCACCGCCCAGGACCTGCTGAAGTTCGGGGTGATCGACCAGATTCTCGCCGAGCCGAAGGGCGGCGCCCATCGCGATCCGGCGGCGATGATCGCCACGGCGGGCGACGCCATCGCGGCGGCTTTCGCCGAGCTGAAGGGGCAGGGCCGCGATGCGATCCGCGCTCATCGCCGGCAGAAATTCCTCGACATCGGCCGAAAACTGGCCTGA
- a CDS encoding PadR family transcriptional regulator: MQFSGRHGRSGRGHGHHAQAFHAGPRRGGGWEDEIGGFGHPGHGRRGGGRRMFDGSELRLLLLKLIADKPRHGYDLIRAIEERTGGAYAPSPGIVYPTLTMLSEMGLIEEQLTEGARKQFAATAEGAAHLAAHAAELAAIIARLDALGAMRERIDAAPARRAMQNLRSVLQNRLGEGLDKAKLHEAVALIDEVASRIERL; the protein is encoded by the coding sequence ATGCAGTTTTCTGGCCGGCACGGCCGTTCCGGCCGCGGTCACGGCCATCATGCGCAGGCGTTCCACGCTGGACCGCGCCGGGGCGGCGGATGGGAGGACGAGATCGGCGGGTTCGGTCATCCCGGACATGGTCGCCGGGGCGGCGGCCGGCGGATGTTCGATGGCAGCGAATTGCGGCTGCTGCTGCTCAAGCTGATCGCTGACAAGCCACGTCACGGTTACGATCTGATCCGGGCGATCGAAGAGCGCACCGGCGGTGCCTATGCGCCGAGTCCGGGTATCGTCTATCCGACGCTGACGATGCTCAGCGAAATGGGATTGATCGAAGAGCAACTCACCGAAGGCGCTCGCAAGCAGTTCGCCGCGACGGCGGAGGGCGCCGCGCATCTCGCCGCCCACGCCGCCGAACTCGCCGCGATCATCGCCCGGCTCGATGCGTTGGGCGCGATGCGCGAGCGGATCGATGCGGCTCCAGCCCGGCGTGCGATGCAAAATCTGCGCAGCGTGCTGCAGAACCGCCTTGGCGAAGGTCTCGACAAGGCCAAGCTGCACGAAGCGGTGGCCCTGATCGACGAGGTCGCCAGCCGGATCGAGCGGCTGTAA
- the xerD gene encoding site-specific tyrosine recombinase XerD yields MRRPRTISRTTVQPESEAQAAPLRPTSYSDAGLTELFLDMIAAEQGASANTLDAYRRDLADLSHFLSRRRLSIGAADTSALRGYLADLDKRGFATSSVARRLSALRHLFRFLLSERIRADDPAAILAGPKRGRSLPKVLSIADVDRLLACARQEADAAQGAARLRAARLNCLLEVLYATGLRVSELVALPLSAARRDARMIVVRGKGDKERLVPLNAGAKQAMARYLEEVAAVAKDPKNASSKWLFPSFGDSGHLTRQHFARDLKDLAARAGLSPRLVSPHVLRHAFASHLLHNGADLRIVQTLLGHSDISTTQIYTHVVEERLKSLVRDLHPLSNRS; encoded by the coding sequence ATGCGACGACCGCGAACCATCTCCAGGACCACCGTGCAGCCCGAGTCAGAAGCTCAGGCCGCTCCGCTCCGCCCGACCTCGTATTCCGACGCCGGGCTGACCGAGCTGTTCCTCGACATGATCGCGGCCGAGCAGGGCGCCTCCGCCAACACGCTCGACGCCTATCGGCGCGATCTGGCCGACCTGTCGCACTTTCTCTCCCGCCGCCGGCTCAGCATCGGGGCTGCCGACACCTCGGCGCTGCGCGGCTATCTGGCGGACCTCGACAAGCGGGGCTTCGCCACTTCCAGCGTTGCCCGTCGGCTGTCGGCGCTGCGGCATTTGTTCCGGTTTCTGCTCAGCGAGCGGATTCGCGCCGACGATCCGGCCGCGATCCTGGCCGGGCCGAAGCGCGGTCGCAGCCTGCCCAAGGTGCTGTCGATTGCCGATGTCGACCGGCTGCTCGCTTGCGCCCGCCAGGAGGCCGACGCCGCACAGGGAGCCGCGCGGCTGCGTGCGGCCCGGCTGAATTGTCTGCTCGAAGTGCTGTACGCGACCGGCCTGCGTGTCTCCGAGCTGGTCGCGCTGCCGCTGTCGGCGGCCCGGCGCGACGCCCGGATGATCGTGGTACGCGGCAAGGGCGACAAGGAACGGCTTGTGCCGCTCAATGCCGGTGCCAAGCAGGCGATGGCGCGCTATCTCGAAGAAGTCGCGGCTGTCGCCAAAGACCCCAAGAACGCCTCCTCGAAATGGCTGTTTCCGTCCTTCGGCGACAGCGGACATCTCACCAGGCAGCATTTTGCAAGGGATCTGAAGGATTTGGCAGCGCGCGCCGGGCTGTCGCCGCGGCTGGTCAGTCCACACGTGCTGCGCCACGCCTTCGCCAGCCATTTGCTGCACAACGGCGCCGATCTGCGCATCGTGCAAACGCTGCTCGGCCACAGCGATATCTCGACCACCCAGATCTACACCCACGTGGTCGAGGAGCGTTTGAAGAGTCTGGTGCGCGACCTGCACCCTTTGTCCAACCGGTCCTGA
- a CDS encoding shikimate kinase: MSETVPTAAAGRSPEEAAIVAALGDRPVVLIGMMGAGKSTVGRRLALRLGLPFLDADTEIETAAAMTIPEIFQTHGEPHFRDGEARVIARLLDGGTKVLATGGGAFMREETRDRIRDKAISLWLEAEADVILRRVKRRADRPLLKTPDPAGTIARLIAERYPLYREADITIASRDVPHEKIVDECVAALHHYLCGAPAPTMSETS, translated from the coding sequence ATGTCTGAAACCGTACCGACGGCTGCTGCCGGCAGGTCGCCCGAGGAAGCCGCGATCGTCGCGGCGCTGGGCGATCGCCCGGTCGTGCTCATCGGCATGATGGGTGCTGGCAAATCCACCGTCGGACGGCGTCTGGCGCTACGGCTCGGGCTGCCGTTTCTCGATGCCGACACCGAGATTGAAACAGCCGCGGCGATGACCATTCCGGAGATCTTCCAGACCCACGGCGAGCCGCATTTCCGCGACGGCGAGGCGCGGGTGATCGCCCGGCTGCTGGACGGCGGCACCAAGGTGCTGGCGACCGGCGGCGGTGCATTCATGCGCGAGGAGACGCGTGACCGGATTCGCGACAAGGCAATCTCGCTGTGGCTGGAAGCAGAGGCCGACGTGATCCTGCGACGGGTCAAGCGCCGTGCTGATCGCCCGTTGCTGAAGACCCCCGATCCGGCCGGCACCATCGCCCGGCTGATTGCCGAGCGCTATCCGCTGTATCGCGAAGCCGACATCACCATCGCATCGCGCGACGTGCCACACGAGAAGATCGTCGACGAATGCGTCGCCGCGCTCCACCACTATCTATGCGGCGCGCCCGCCCCAACCATGAGCGAGACTTCATGA
- the aroB gene encoding 3-dehydroquinate synthase, giving the protein MNAPQKHSAPITVEVALGDRAYDIVIGRDVIASLGERIAKLRPGARTAIVTDRTVAKTWLKRAEEVLDQAGIAHASVIVGEGESSKSYAGLQQVCEALIAAKIERNDLVIALGGGVIGDLAGFSASLLRRGVDFVQVPTSLLAQVDSSVGGKTGINSPQGKNLIGTFHQPVLVLADTAILDTLSPRQFRAGYAEVAKYGALGDEAFFAWLEANHAELFSGGAAREHAVATSCRAKAAIVARDERETGDRALLNLGHTFGHALEAATGFSDRLFHGEGVAIGMVLAAEFSVERGMMPAADAQRLAKHLADVGLPTRLQDIAGFIQEGLADADQLMALMAQDKKVKRGELTFILMEGIGRAVIANKVEPAPVRDFLASQLAHRS; this is encoded by the coding sequence ATGAACGCCCCGCAGAAACACTCCGCCCCGATCACCGTCGAAGTCGCCCTCGGCGACCGCGCCTATGACATCGTGATCGGCCGCGACGTGATCGCCTCGCTGGGCGAACGGATCGCCAAGCTGCGCCCCGGCGCACGCACCGCGATCGTCACCGATCGCACCGTGGCGAAGACCTGGCTGAAACGCGCCGAAGAGGTGCTCGACCAGGCCGGCATCGCACATGCCTCGGTGATCGTCGGCGAAGGCGAAAGCTCCAAGAGCTATGCGGGGCTCCAGCAGGTGTGCGAGGCGCTGATCGCCGCCAAGATCGAGCGCAATGATCTGGTGATCGCGCTCGGCGGCGGCGTGATCGGCGATCTTGCCGGCTTCTCGGCCTCGCTGCTGCGCCGCGGCGTCGATTTCGTGCAGGTTCCGACCTCACTGCTGGCGCAGGTCGACTCCTCGGTTGGCGGCAAGACGGGCATCAACTCGCCGCAGGGCAAGAACCTGATCGGCACGTTCCATCAGCCGGTGCTGGTGCTGGCCGACACCGCAATCCTCGATACGCTGTCGCCGCGGCAATTCCGCGCCGGCTATGCCGAAGTGGCGAAATACGGCGCGCTCGGCGACGAGGCGTTTTTCGCCTGGCTCGAAGCCAACCATGCCGAGCTGTTCAGCGGCGGCGCCGCGCGCGAGCACGCGGTGGCCACCTCGTGCCGGGCCAAGGCCGCGATCGTCGCCCGCGACGAACGCGAGACCGGCGACCGCGCGCTGCTCAATCTTGGCCACACCTTCGGCCACGCGCTGGAAGCGGCGACCGGATTCTCGGACCGGCTATTCCACGGCGAGGGCGTGGCAATCGGCATGGTGCTGGCAGCGGAATTCTCCGTCGAGCGCGGCATGATGCCGGCGGCCGACGCGCAGCGGCTGGCCAAGCATCTCGCCGACGTCGGCCTGCCGACGCGGCTGCAGGACATTGCCGGCTTCATCCAGGAAGGCCTTGCCGACGCCGACCAGTTGATGGCGCTGATGGCGCAAGACAAGAAGGTCAAGCGCGGCGAACTCACCTTCATCCTGATGGAAGGCATCGGCCGCGCAGTGATCGCCAACAAGGTCGAACCTGCGCCGGTGCGCGACTTCCTCGCCAGCCAGCTCGCGCACAGATCGTGA
- a CDS encoding HlyC/CorC family transporter, whose protein sequence is MEWVTFGIVIACLFGSAFFSASETALTAASRANMMRLAKQGSSNAGIVGRLLGMRERMIGALLLGNNVFNIGASALATGLFTAWFGELGVLYATAVMTALVVIFAEVMPKTIAISAPDRFALLVAKPMRLMVLVLGPVLVVIEALVRVLMRLLGIKLGANQSLLSATERLRGAVELIHHEGGVAKHDRDMFGGLLDLNELQVSDVMVHRTEMVMVNADLPPDELVREVLATEYTRIPLWRDKPENIMGVLHAKDLLRALRAADGDASKIEVGKIALPPWFVPEMRPVSEQLKAFRTRKTHFALVVDEYGEVEGMVTLEDILEEIVGDISDEHDVVVAGVRTQPDGSVVVDGSVPIRDLNRAMDWNLPDEEATTVAGLVIHEARSIPERGQNFTFHGFRFRVLRRERNRITALRISPVPREGEAELIETSNRKTRAGSA, encoded by the coding sequence ATGGAGTGGGTCACGTTCGGCATCGTGATCGCCTGCCTGTTCGGCTCGGCGTTCTTCTCGGCCAGCGAGACCGCACTGACGGCAGCCTCGCGCGCCAACATGATGCGGCTGGCCAAGCAGGGTAGCAGCAACGCCGGCATCGTCGGCCGGCTCCTGGGGATGCGCGAGCGGATGATCGGCGCGCTGCTGCTCGGCAACAACGTCTTCAATATCGGCGCGTCCGCGCTGGCGACCGGCCTGTTCACCGCATGGTTCGGCGAGCTGGGCGTGCTCTACGCCACCGCGGTGATGACCGCGCTGGTGGTGATCTTCGCCGAGGTGATGCCGAAGACCATCGCGATCTCGGCACCGGATCGCTTCGCACTGTTGGTCGCCAAGCCGATGCGGCTGATGGTGCTGGTGCTCGGTCCCGTGCTCGTGGTGATCGAGGCCCTGGTGCGTGTGCTGATGCGGCTGCTCGGCATCAAGCTCGGCGCCAACCAGTCGCTGCTGTCGGCAACCGAACGGCTGCGCGGCGCGGTCGAGCTGATTCACCACGAGGGCGGCGTCGCCAAGCACGATCGCGACATGTTCGGCGGCTTGCTCGACCTCAATGAGTTGCAGGTCTCCGACGTGATGGTTCACCGCACCGAGATGGTGATGGTCAACGCAGACCTGCCGCCCGACGAATTGGTCCGCGAGGTTCTGGCCACCGAATACACCCGGATTCCGCTTTGGCGCGACAAGCCGGAGAACATCATGGGCGTGCTGCACGCCAAGGATCTGCTGCGTGCTTTGCGCGCCGCCGACGGCGACGCATCCAAGATCGAGGTCGGCAAGATCGCGCTTCCGCCGTGGTTCGTACCGGAAATGCGCCCGGTCTCGGAACAGCTCAAGGCGTTCCGCACCCGCAAGACTCACTTCGCGCTGGTGGTCGACGAATACGGCGAAGTCGAAGGCATGGTGACACTCGAGGACATCCTCGAGGAAATCGTCGGTGATATTTCCGACGAACACGACGTCGTGGTCGCAGGCGTCCGTACCCAGCCGGACGGCTCGGTCGTGGTCGACGGCTCGGTGCCGATCCGCGACCTCAACCGCGCGATGGACTGGAACCTGCCGGACGAGGAAGCCACCACCGTCGCCGGCCTTGTGATCCACGAGGCACGGTCGATTCCGGAGCGCGGCCAGAATTTCACCTTCCACGGATTCCGGTTTCGCGTGCTGCGCCGCGAGCGCAACCGCATCACCGCACTACGCATCTCCCCGGTGCCGCGCGAGGGCGAGGCCGAACTGATCGAAACGAGCAACCGGAAGACACGGGCCGGATCGGCGTAG
- a CDS encoding BolA family protein, with protein MGTQDTITQKLREAFTPESLDVVDESNLHEGHAGHAGRSETHFRVNIVSAAFAGKSRLDRHRMINELLAAELTGGVHALAIKAKAPGEA; from the coding sequence ATGGGCACTCAGGACACTATCACGCAGAAGTTGCGCGAAGCTTTCACGCCGGAAAGCCTCGACGTCGTCGACGAATCCAATCTGCACGAAGGGCACGCGGGGCACGCCGGCCGCAGCGAGACTCATTTCCGGGTCAATATCGTGTCCGCCGCGTTCGCCGGCAAGAGCCGGCTCGATCGCCATCGCATGATCAACGAACTCCTCGCCGCGGAACTGACGGGCGGCGTCCACGCGCTGGCGATCAAGGCCAAGGCACCCGGCGAAGCCTGA
- a CDS encoding J domain-containing protein: MPIDSSKFFDKIRVKPRAAEVAREAAREQVRMCDAPGCTSRAAHRAPKGRGHEKDYWHFCLNHVREFNQGYNFFQGMNPDDVARYQKDALTGHRPTWKMGQNGARSRARSPEDLEGAADPFNVFNEFTGSRRRRRGPDPAEEVRAEPRKVFNAERKALQVMGLDSDATLEVVKAKYKALVKQHHPDANGGDRSTEDRLIEIIKAYNYLKTVVRS, translated from the coding sequence ATGCCAATCGACTCGTCCAAATTCTTCGACAAGATCCGCGTCAAGCCGCGGGCCGCGGAAGTGGCGCGCGAAGCCGCGCGCGAACAGGTGCGGATGTGCGATGCGCCGGGCTGCACCAGCCGCGCCGCGCACCGCGCGCCGAAGGGGCGCGGCCACGAAAAGGACTATTGGCATTTCTGTCTCAATCATGTCCGGGAATTCAACCAGGGCTATAATTTCTTCCAAGGGATGAATCCTGATGACGTCGCCCGCTACCAGAAGGACGCGCTGACCGGCCATCGCCCGACCTGGAAGATGGGGCAGAACGGTGCCCGCAGCCGCGCGCGCAGCCCCGAGGATCTCGAAGGCGCCGCCGATCCGTTCAACGTGTTCAACGAATTCACCGGCAGCCGCCGCCGGCGCCGCGGACCTGATCCCGCCGAGGAGGTGCGCGCCGAGCCGCGCAAGGTGTTCAACGCCGAACGCAAGGCGCTGCAGGTGATGGGCCTGGACAGCGACGCTACGCTCGAAGTGGTCAAGGCCAAGTACAAGGCGCTGGTCAAACAGCATCACCCCGACGCCAATGGTGGCGACCGCTCGACCGAAGACCGCCTGATCGAAATCATCAAGGCCTACAACTATCTGAAGACGGTGGTCCGGAGCTGA
- a CDS encoding DedA family protein, with the protein MSSFLDSLVAFAAAHAGWAYLVLFLAALLEAVPVLGSLVPGSTVILALSALIPGGELNPVGVLASAIAGALIGDGAAYWTGHRAQRRILSAWPLSTYPDLVARAESFFRRWGVWAVLFGRFVPPIRAFVPVTAGALQMTPQRFFAVDVPAILIWAPAHVLPGVLAATVLERDHATLHHWLPVVAGVAGMAVLGVWAYRRRRSGTQAR; encoded by the coding sequence TTGAGTTCATTCCTCGATTCGCTGGTCGCATTCGCTGCGGCCCATGCCGGCTGGGCCTATCTGGTGTTGTTCCTGGCTGCGCTGCTGGAAGCGGTACCGGTGCTTGGCTCGCTGGTGCCGGGCTCCACGGTGATTCTGGCGCTGAGCGCGCTGATTCCCGGTGGCGAGCTGAATCCGGTCGGCGTTCTTGCCTCGGCGATCGCCGGCGCGCTGATCGGCGACGGCGCCGCATACTGGACCGGCCACCGGGCGCAGCGCCGGATTCTCAGTGCCTGGCCGCTGTCGACCTATCCAGATCTGGTGGCGCGGGCCGAGAGCTTCTTCCGACGCTGGGGAGTCTGGGCGGTACTGTTCGGCCGCTTTGTTCCGCCGATCCGGGCGTTCGTGCCGGTCACCGCGGGTGCGCTGCAGATGACGCCGCAGCGCTTCTTCGCGGTCGACGTGCCGGCGATCCTGATCTGGGCGCCGGCTCACGTGCTGCCGGGCGTGCTGGCGGCCACCGTGCTCGAGCGCGACCATGCGACGCTGCATCACTGGCTGCCGGTGGTGGCCGGTGTCGCCGGAATGGCGGTGCTGGGCGTTTGGGCGTATCGGCGCCGGCGCTCCGGCACACAAGCCCGTTAG